In Lagopus muta isolate bLagMut1 chromosome 6, bLagMut1 primary, whole genome shotgun sequence, one DNA window encodes the following:
- the SOCS4 gene encoding suppressor of cytokine signaling 4 isoform X2 has translation MAENKDSNLKNTDVRPKSSRSRSADRKDGYVWSGKKLSWSKKSERCSDTETANAAGRSGPNLRSQERKYSCSSIELDLDRSCGHRFLGRSLKQKLQDAVGQCFPIKNCTSRHASGLQSKRKIHISELMLDKCPFPPRSELAFRWHLIKRHTAPISQKAEDWTIADLSQNEEKEEDLRDNEIESDPPSAPSPSSDLTDGIPSRRDSRSELAAGKVVRSSKDDSDMDSDDEVVTLCTSSRKRNKPKWETDDELLRMETPPKYHTQIDYVHCLVPDLLQINNNPCYWGVMDKYAAEALLEGKPEGTFLLRDSAQEDYLFSVSFRRYSRSLHARIEQWNHNFSFDAHDPCVFHSPDITGLLEHYKDPSSCMFFEPLLSTPLNRTFPFSLQHICRTVICNCTTYDGIDALPIPPSVKLYLKEYHYKSKVRVLRIDVPEQQS, from the coding sequence ATGGCAGAGAATAAGGACAGTAATCTTAAAAACACAGATGTGAGACCCAAGAGCAGCCGGAGCAGGAGTGCAGACAGAAAGGATGGTTATGTCTGGAGTGGAAAGAAACTCTCCTGGTCGAAAAAGTCTGAGCGCTGTTCTGACACTGAGACGGCGAACGCTGCAGGAAGGTCAGGGCCTAATTTAAGGAGCCAGGAGAGAAAGTATAGCTGTTCTTCTATCGAGCTGGATCTAGATCGTTCGTGTGGACACAGGTTTTTAGGCCGGTCTCTCAAACAAAAACTGCAAGATGCTGTGGGTCAGTGCTTTCCCATCAAAAATTGTACCAGTCGGCACGCCTCAGGACTTCAATcgaaaagaaaaattcatatCAGTGAGTTGATGCTAGATAAGTGTCCTTTTCCTCCACGCTCGGAGCTCGCTTTTCGGTGGCACTTGATTAAAAGGCATACAGCCCCTATAAGCCAAAAAGCAGAAGACTGGACAATTGCTGACTTATCCCAGaatgaggaaaaggaggaggaccTACGAGACAATGAGATAGAGTCCGATCCCCCATCGGCTCCCTCCCCATCCTCTGACCTTACTGATGGCATTCCCTCCAGGCGGGACTCGCGGtctgagctggcagcagggaaggtGGTAAGGAGCAGTAAAGATGACAGCGACATGGACTCCGACGATGAAGTTGTAACGCTGTGCACAAGCtctaggaaaagaaacaagccCAAATGGGAAACTGACGATGAGCTGCTGCGGATGGAAACGCCTCCGAAATACCATACGCAGATCGATTATGTGCACTGCCTAGTCCCAGACCTCCTGCAGATCAACAACAACCCCTGCTACTGGGGAGTCATGGATAAGTATGCAGCCGAAGCACTGCTGGAAGGAAAGCCAGAGGGAACGTTTTTGTTACGAGATTCTGCCCAGGAAGACTACTTGTTTTCCGTGAGCTTCAGGCGCTACAGCCGCTCTCTGCACGCGCGGATAGAGCAGTGGAATCATAACTTCAGCTTTGATGCCCACGATCCTTGTGTCTTCCACTCTCCTGACATCACGGGACTCCTAGAGCACTATAAGGATCCAAGCTCCTGTATGTTCTTCGAACCGCTTTTGTCCACTCCGTTGAACAggacttttcctttctcccttcagcATATATGTAGAACAGTTATTTGCAACTGTACGACCTACGATGGTATTGATGCACTGCCCATTCCTCCATCAGTGAAGCTGTATCTGAAGGAATACCATTATAAATCGAAAGTTAGAGTACTCAGGATCGATGTACCAGAGCAGCAAagctag